Genomic DNA from Deltaproteobacteria bacterium:
AAGTCTCTGGGTATTGGTTTCCTTTTTTGGATAATTCCTGCGCTATGGTTATACGTGCTTGGCAGGGCCATTGGTTGGGTAACAAAAGGGTTTGGGAGGAAAGCCGGGACCCTTGCCTCAGGTGCGAAGTCGTAACGCAATAGACAAGCCATGCAGAAGATCGGCGACTACGAGATCATTGAAAAGATAGGGCTGGGGGGCATGGGCTCCGTTTACAGGGGGCGCCAGGTGTCACTGGACCGTCCGGTCGCCATCAAGGTGCTGTCGGAAAATCTGACGAACTGCACCGAAGTGCTCCAGCGCTTCAAAAGCGAATCACGCATCATCGCGCGCCTCAATCATCCTAACATTATCCACGTGATAGACCGAGGGGTCACACTTGAAGGGATGCCCTATTTTGTTATGGAACATGTGGAGGGCACTGATCTCGGCCAGGAGATCAAAGCAGGGGGTCTCGACACGAACCGAAAGCTGGACCTGACTATTCAGATATGCAAGGCCCTTTCTTATGCGCACAAGAACGGCGTGATTCATCGCGATATCAAGCCGGCCAACGTCTTGATCGACACCGACGGCAACGCACTGGTCCTTGATTTCGGTATCGCCAAGCTCTCTGACAACGGAGGGCCTGACACAGACCACACCCAGACAGACGTCGTCATGGGGACCATCGAGTACATGGCCCCTGAGCAGCGTACGGCCACCCATGCTGTTACTGCCGCCAGTGACCTGTACTCACTGGGCGCTCTCATGTATGAGCTGTTTACCGGAGTCAAACCGCTCGGTCGCTTCCGGCCCCCTTCGGAACTGGACCCATCTGTTCCCCAGCCTCTCGAAGAGGTAATTTTGCGTTGCCTGGAGCCTAACCCGGAGGATCGCTTTGCGTCGGCTGACGAAGTCAAGGACCGTCTTCTGCAAGTTCTTCAGGGAGCGCACCTGCCCAGCGCCCAAAAGGAGCGAGCCAGAATAGGACTGGCCAAAGTGGAAGACAAATTTGGCTTGCTCGATGTCATCAAGGAAGACGATTACGGCGCGGTTTATCTTTATCAAGACAACGTGGACCATAGACTTCTGGTGATAAAAAAGCGAACCAAAACCGGTGCAGGCCTTAGTGAGGCAAAAATTCTTACCAACCTGAAGCATAAAAACATCGTCAACATCCTGGGCGCCTCCGGAGACGCGCGACTGTTCATTATTGTATTGGAGTACCTGAGCGGGGGGTGCCTGAAAGACCGCCTCATACGGCCCTATGCCTGGGCAGATGCACTCAGGATTGCAAAGCAGATATTGAGCGGCCTTTCGTTTGCCCACAGAAACAGGATTGTGCATGGAAACCTCAGACCGAGCAACATACTTTTCACGGAATCGGGAGAGGTCAGGATTACTGACTTTGGCCTGGATGAGCACTACGCTTCGGAGGAAGGCGGTACGAACTGGTATAACGTGTGCGATGAGGACAGGTCGCCCAGTGGAGACATCTTTGCAGCAGGCGTTATTTTTTACCAGATGTTGACTGGTTTGATGCCTGTCTGGAAAGATGCCAAAATTGTCCCCCACAATCAGTTCAACCTACTTCCCATCAAGCTGCAGAAGATGATTACCCGGATGATTTCATGTGACAAAAACGTCCGACACAGTAATTTTGACCAGGTGATCGTGGAGATTGATGGTCTCCTAGCCGCCCATGAAGAGAAAAAGCGGCAACGGAAGGCGCGTCAAGCACAAATAAGGTCTCTCAGAGCGGCCCCTGCCACTCCGCAACAAAGATCAAGGGGGAAGAGACTTTTGCAGACCTTTCTGCTCCTTGGCCTGCTTGTTGTTACCGCCCTGGTGTACCTTAACCATGTCGACCAGATCAGTGTATACATGGATACGATTGCAGTTTTGTGGGGCAAGCTCACGTTGCAATTGGGGTCACTTTTTTCAAAACAGCCGGCCTGACAGCCCGGCTGGCTAACATATTGTTTTCACAGGAGGAAGTCATGGCTGAATGGCATTTGTTGCTGAACGATAGGACCATCGACAAGTTTTGGATAAAGGAAGGGGAGGCTGTAAGCATTGGCAGGGGCAAGACAGCAGACGTCAGCATAGACAACGCCGCAGTTTCAAGACGCCACGCCACGCTTGAAATGCGAAACGGCGAATACTGGCTAACGGACCTGAAAAGTGTGAACGGGACCCGGGTTAACGGGCACAAGGTCGAAGGCGAGACTCCCATTACGGCAGCCGACCGAATCGAGATCGGAAAGTTCCGGTTTGTAGTAGCTCAAACCTCGGAGGACTCTTACCCCGCTTATGCCATGGTGCGAAATTCAGAGGCAGAGCTGGCACGTTTGCCTGATATGCCCACCGATTTCGAAGGCACGGTTTTCGTGGCTCCAAGACGGCTGGCTCTGGTTGAGGGCAAGGCAACACCCGAAAGGCTGTCGCTGAAAGAAAAGCCCGCTGTCACGCTTGGCAAAGATGCTGCCTGTGACGTGTGTGTTCCCGGTGGCAAAGTTGGCAAGATCCAGTGCCAAATTCTGGCCAAGGGAGA
This window encodes:
- a CDS encoding protein kinase, producing the protein MQKIGDYEIIEKIGLGGMGSVYRGRQVSLDRPVAIKVLSENLTNCTEVLQRFKSESRIIARLNHPNIIHVIDRGVTLEGMPYFVMEHVEGTDLGQEIKAGGLDTNRKLDLTIQICKALSYAHKNGVIHRDIKPANVLIDTDGNALVLDFGIAKLSDNGGPDTDHTQTDVVMGTIEYMAPEQRTATHAVTAASDLYSLGALMYELFTGVKPLGRFRPPSELDPSVPQPLEEVILRCLEPNPEDRFASADEVKDRLLQVLQGAHLPSAQKERARIGLAKVEDKFGLLDVIKEDDYGAVYLYQDNVDHRLLVIKKRTKTGAGLSEAKILTNLKHKNIVNILGASGDARLFIIVLEYLSGGCLKDRLIRPYAWADALRIAKQILSGLSFAHRNRIVHGNLRPSNILFTESGEVRITDFGLDEHYASEEGGTNWYNVCDEDRSPSGDIFAAGVIFYQMLTGLMPVWKDAKIVPHNQFNLLPIKLQKMITRMISCDKNVRHSNFDQVIVEIDGLLAAHEEKKRQRKARQAQIRSLRAAPATPQQRSRGKRLLQTFLLLGLLVVTALVYLNHVDQISVYMDTIAVLWGKLTLQLGSLFSKQPA
- a CDS encoding FHA domain-containing protein; this encodes MAEWHLLLNDRTIDKFWIKEGEAVSIGRGKTADVSIDNAAVSRRHATLEMRNGEYWLTDLKSVNGTRVNGHKVEGETPITAADRIEIGKFRFVVAQTSEDSYPAYAMVRNSEAELARLPDMPTDFEGTVFVAPRRLALVEGKATPERLSLKEKPAVTLGKDAACDVCVPGGKVGKIQCQILAKGDQHYLVHQAGWKRTTVNGRKIHGEQKLHKGDMIGIGGSKISFE